In Parafrankia irregularis, a single genomic region encodes these proteins:
- a CDS encoding type I polyketide synthase: MGGVEVVRESVAWPEVVGRVRRAGVSSFGISGTNAHVILEQAGPDADWSGARDLPAAGGSPHDGAAAAGVPPTVVPWLVAARSEDALRAQATRLAAFLPSGVPAPETGTAPGTAQPLVDVGYSLATGRAALPSRAAVVATDLDGATRGLAALARGESTPTVERATVSAPGRTALLFTGQGSQRPGMGRELYRRFPVFAECYDQVRAHLDPLLDSPLDDVVDDPERLDRTENTQPALFALEVALYGLLRAWGVAPDVVAGHSIGEIAAAHVAGVLSLPDACALVAARGRLMAAAPGGAMLAVEATEREVRAWLRAIPRGAAASDIGTADVEAAGDVDVTGDIDVAAVNGPTSVVLSGTVAAVAAVAVLADRAGRRTRRLRVAHAFHSPLMDGMLEPFRRVAESLRYQAPTVALVSTVTGRSVSAAELCGADYWVRQARAAVRFGDAVTCLRERGVTTFLELGPTGVLSAMGRACAADGDAVFIPTLRADRSEEHALVTALSRAHVHGVDIDWASFFAGTRARRVDLPTYAFQRRRYWLTPSPVIADSADSGGLADETAGSGADDLTYRIAWTPVTVPTAPVLSGTWIVAIPPLPEAARLADECAQVLELRGARVVRLAVDGSDTDRGRLAGRLAALTGTHQPIPDDIRGVLSLASMDTTALGTHPVLPTGLALTVALLQALGDVGVSAPLWCATSGAVSTGAGDPPSGQAQVLAQAQVWGLGRVAALEMPGRWGGLVDLPGALGPRAAEGLAAVLTGICGEDQVALRPAGLFARRIVRARGGPGAVTDGSRWRPRGTVLITGGTGALGSEVARWCAAEGARRLVLTSRRGLAAPGAAELAAELTRLGAEVTVAACDVTDRDALAEIIATVPADQPLTAVVHAAGSGDGAVLERTTPAELAAVVAAKTTGAAHLDDLLAGQPLDAFVLFSSVAGIWGNPGQSAYAGANAWLDALAERRGARGLPATSVAWGPWAGAGMADDPRVRERTERHGLPPLAPEVALRALAQVVGRAEPGVVVARVDWERFVAAFPPDRTTRFVDEIPAARAAAARGRDGRSRIAGEGPDDLLAAGLSSAGLPSAGLASPRSVGLRDRLASVPASGRHRLLLGLVRSEVAAVLGHASPEDIPADRAFTDLGFDSLTSVETRNRLAQATGEQLPAVVVFDHPTPDALARHLLTLLSPEESGLGTSGPEPILATLDRLEASMLAGSPDEQARAALETRLRAMLRTLRGQAPAGGDGPAADTATEDLGAATDEEMFDLLGREFGIS; encoded by the coding sequence GTGGGGGGTGTGGAGGTGGTGCGGGAGTCGGTGGCGTGGCCTGAGGTGGTGGGTCGGGTGCGGCGGGCGGGGGTGTCGTCGTTCGGGATCAGTGGCACGAACGCACACGTCATCCTGGAGCAGGCCGGCCCTGACGCGGACTGGTCGGGCGCCCGGGACCTCCCGGCCGCCGGCGGGAGCCCGCACGACGGCGCCGCCGCGGCGGGGGTGCCTCCCACGGTCGTGCCCTGGCTGGTCGCCGCTCGGTCCGAGGACGCACTGCGCGCCCAGGCCACCCGGCTGGCGGCCTTCCTGCCCTCCGGCGTCCCGGCTCCGGAGACCGGGACCGCCCCGGGGACGGCACAGCCCCTGGTGGATGTGGGCTACTCGCTGGCGACCGGTCGTGCCGCGCTGCCGTCCCGGGCCGCGGTGGTGGCCACCGACCTCGACGGCGCGACCCGCGGGCTGGCGGCGCTCGCCCGTGGTGAGTCCACGCCGACGGTCGAGCGGGCGACGGTCAGCGCGCCGGGCCGCACGGCGCTGCTGTTCACCGGCCAGGGCTCGCAGCGGCCCGGTATGGGCCGTGAGCTCTACCGGCGGTTCCCGGTCTTCGCCGAGTGCTACGACCAGGTTCGCGCCCATCTCGACCCGCTGCTGGACAGCCCTCTCGACGACGTGGTCGACGACCCCGAGCGGCTCGACCGCACCGAGAACACGCAGCCCGCACTGTTCGCGCTGGAAGTGGCGCTGTACGGCCTGCTGCGGGCCTGGGGTGTCGCACCGGATGTCGTCGCAGGGCACTCCATCGGTGAGATCGCCGCCGCGCACGTCGCGGGAGTGCTCTCGCTGCCCGACGCCTGCGCCCTGGTGGCCGCGCGGGGGCGGCTGATGGCGGCCGCGCCGGGCGGCGCGATGCTCGCCGTCGAGGCGACCGAACGTGAGGTGCGCGCATGGCTGCGCGCCATCCCGCGCGGCGCCGCGGCCTCTGACATCGGCACCGCTGACGTCGAGGCGGCCGGTGACGTCGACGTGACCGGTGACATCGACGTGGCCGCGGTGAACGGCCCCACGTCCGTCGTGCTTTCCGGGACGGTGGCCGCGGTGGCCGCGGTGGCCGTGCTCGCTGACCGGGCCGGCCGGCGGACCCGCAGGCTCAGGGTCGCCCACGCGTTCCACTCCCCGCTGATGGACGGCATGCTGGAGCCGTTCCGCAGGGTCGCCGAATCCCTGCGCTACCAGGCACCGACCGTTGCACTGGTCTCCACGGTGACCGGCCGGTCGGTGTCGGCCGCCGAGCTGTGCGGCGCCGACTACTGGGTCCGGCAGGCCCGTGCCGCGGTGCGTTTCGGTGATGCTGTCACCTGCCTGCGTGAGCGGGGCGTCACCACATTCCTTGAGCTCGGGCCGACCGGTGTCCTGTCCGCGATGGGGCGTGCATGCGCCGCCGACGGCGACGCCGTGTTCATCCCGACGCTGAGGGCGGACCGCTCCGAGGAGCACGCTCTGGTGACGGCGCTGAGCCGGGCGCATGTCCATGGCGTCGACATCGACTGGGCGTCGTTCTTCGCCGGGACGCGGGCCCGCCGGGTCGACCTGCCCACCTACGCGTTCCAACGGCGTCGGTACTGGCTGACGCCGTCCCCTGTCATCGCCGACTCCGCCGACTCTGGCGGCCTCGCCGACGAGACCGCCGGGTCCGGCGCGGACGACCTCACCTACCGGATCGCCTGGACGCCGGTGACGGTCCCCACCGCGCCGGTGCTTTCGGGAACCTGGATCGTGGCGATTCCCCCGCTGCCGGAAGCGGCCCGGCTGGCCGACGAGTGCGCTCAGGTGCTGGAGCTGCGCGGCGCCAGGGTGGTGCGACTCGCCGTGGACGGCTCCGACACCGACCGCGGGCGGCTCGCCGGCCGCCTCGCCGCACTGACCGGAACGCACCAGCCGATCCCGGACGACATCCGGGGAGTGCTGTCCCTGGCGTCGATGGACACCACTGCGCTTGGGACGCATCCCGTTCTCCCGACCGGTCTGGCGCTCACCGTGGCGTTGCTGCAGGCACTGGGTGATGTGGGGGTGAGCGCCCCGCTGTGGTGCGCGACCAGTGGCGCGGTGTCGACAGGAGCCGGGGACCCACCGTCGGGCCAGGCGCAGGTACTGGCGCAGGCGCAGGTCTGGGGGCTCGGCCGGGTCGCCGCGCTGGAGATGCCCGGGCGCTGGGGCGGTCTGGTCGACCTGCCGGGTGCACTTGGCCCGAGGGCGGCCGAGGGGCTGGCCGCGGTCCTCACCGGGATCTGCGGTGAGGACCAGGTGGCATTGCGCCCGGCGGGCCTGTTCGCCCGGCGCATCGTGCGCGCCCGGGGTGGCCCCGGAGCCGTCACGGATGGCTCCCGGTGGCGTCCACGCGGGACGGTTCTGATCACCGGGGGGACCGGTGCGCTGGGCTCGGAGGTCGCCCGCTGGTGTGCCGCCGAGGGCGCCAGGCGCCTGGTGCTCACCAGCCGGCGGGGCCTGGCCGCACCCGGTGCCGCGGAGCTGGCAGCGGAGCTCACCCGCCTCGGCGCCGAGGTCACGGTGGCCGCCTGCGACGTCACCGACCGGGACGCGCTCGCCGAGATCATCGCGACGGTGCCGGCGGACCAGCCGCTGACCGCGGTCGTCCACGCGGCCGGTAGCGGTGACGGCGCGGTGCTGGAACGGACGACACCGGCGGAGCTGGCCGCGGTCGTCGCGGCGAAGACGACCGGTGCCGCCCACCTCGACGATCTCCTGGCCGGGCAGCCGCTGGACGCCTTTGTGCTGTTCTCCTCCGTCGCCGGGATCTGGGGCAACCCCGGCCAGAGCGCCTACGCGGGGGCGAACGCCTGGCTGGACGCGCTGGCCGAGCGACGCGGTGCCCGGGGCCTGCCCGCGACCTCGGTGGCCTGGGGACCCTGGGCCGGTGCGGGCATGGCCGACGACCCGCGGGTGCGGGAACGGACCGAGCGCCACGGTCTGCCGCCGCTGGCGCCCGAGGTGGCGCTGCGAGCGCTGGCGCAGGTCGTCGGCCGTGCCGAGCCCGGCGTTGTGGTGGCGCGCGTGGACTGGGAGCGCTTCGTCGCCGCCTTCCCGCCAGACCGCACGACACGTTTCGTGGACGAGATCCCCGCGGCCCGGGCCGCGGCCGCGCGCGGCCGGGACGGTCGTTCGCGGATCGCCGGGGAGGGGCCCGACGACCTGCTCGCAGCGGGGCTGTCGTCCGCGGGGCTGCCCTCCGCCGGGCTCGCCAGCCCGCGGTCTGTCGGGCTGCGGGATCGCCTCGCGTCGGTGCCGGCGAGCGGTCGGCACCGTCTCCTGCTCGGCCTGGTGCGCTCCGAGGTCGCCGCGGTTCTCGGGCATGCCTCGCCCGAGGACATCCCGGCGGACCGGGCCTTCACCGATCTCGGCTTCGACTCGCTGACCTCGGTGGAGACACGTAACCGCCTCGCCCAGGCGACGGGGGAGCAACTCCCCGCGGTGGTCGTCTTCGACCATCCCACTCCGGACGCGCTCGCCCGACACCTGCTCACACTGCTGAGCCCGGAGGAGAGCGGCCTCGGGACGAGCGGCCCCGAGCCGATTCTCGCCACCCTCGACCGCCTGGAGGCGAGCATGCTGGCCGGCTCTCCGGACGAACAGGCGCGGGCCGCGCTGGAGACCCGGCTGCGGGCCATGCTGCGTACCCTGCGCGGCCAGGCACCGGCCGGAGGCGACGGACCCGCCGCTGACACGGCCACCGAGGATCTGGGCGCGGCGACCGACGAGGAGATGTTCGACCTCCTCGGCCGGGAGTTCGGCATCTCGTAA
- a CDS encoding beta-ketoacyl synthase N-terminal-like domain-containing protein, with product MSNEDRLRHFLKQATTELRSATQRVRELEDSAREPIAIVGMGCRFPGGVSSPADLWDVVVRGGDMVSGFPVDRGWDLGALFSEDPGVPGRSDV from the coding sequence GTGTCGAACGAGGATCGGCTGCGCCATTTCCTGAAGCAGGCGACCACCGAGCTTCGGTCGGCGACCCAGCGGGTGCGCGAGCTGGAGGACTCCGCCCGCGAGCCGATTGCGATCGTGGGTATGGGGTGTCGTTTCCCGGGTGGTGTGTCGTCGCCGGCGGACCTGTGGGATGTGGTGGTGCGGGGTGGGGATATGGTGTCGGGTTTTCCGGTGGATCGTGGCTGGGATCTGGGTGCTCTTTTCAGCGAGGATCCGGGTGTGCCGGGTCGGAGTGATGT